The following proteins come from a genomic window of Peptoniphilus equinus:
- a CDS encoding ABC transporter permease, whose amino-acid sequence MTRQRQIKFSTALAGIVLGSIVLGCVFADQLASLSPRFLDVNHVYESPGRDFLFGTDGLGRDLFSSIWHGGQVSLTISILATVISTGIAVIYGALSGLNDSLEGVMMRFLEIVLSVPTLLSVVFFQGIFGRSVVGMAVAIGLTGWCTMAKVVATEVKQIRTAHFFVASKAMGGGFFHLLIHHLAPNFLPAVIFMIVMELRTAMIFEATLSFMGLGLPIDVVSWGSLLAFSNRSLFTGAWWMVVIPGLFLVVTLFAITALGEAVRRQLSPKETYLH is encoded by the coding sequence ATGACGAGGCAACGACAGATCAAATTTTCAACAGCTCTTGCAGGTATTGTCTTAGGGAGTATTGTGTTGGGATGTGTGTTCGCCGATCAATTGGCCTCGCTGTCGCCGCGGTTTCTCGATGTGAACCACGTCTATGAAAGTCCCGGCAGAGATTTTCTTTTTGGGACTGACGGTCTGGGGCGGGATCTCTTTTCAAGTATATGGCATGGTGGACAAGTGTCACTGACGATTAGTATATTGGCGACGGTTATCTCGACGGGGATTGCCGTGATCTACGGGGCGCTCAGTGGACTGAACGATTCATTGGAAGGTGTTATGATGCGATTTCTGGAAATTGTTTTAAGTGTACCGACGCTGCTGAGTGTGGTCTTTTTCCAAGGCATCTTTGGGCGCAGTGTCGTGGGCATGGCTGTCGCCATCGGTCTGACCGGGTGGTGTACCATGGCTAAGGTCGTGGCAACCGAGGTGAAGCAAATTCGTACCGCACACTTTTTTGTGGCATCTAAAGCTATGGGCGGCGGCTTTTTCCACCTTCTTATACACCATCTGGCGCCGAATTTTTTGCCTGCTGTTATTTTTATGATCGTCATGGAACTTCGTACAGCGATGATTTTTGAGGCCACGCTGAGCTTTATGGGTTTAGGACTTCCTATTGACGTTGTGTCTTGGGGAAGTCTCTTAGCTTTTTCCAATCGCAGTTTATTTACCGGGGCATGGTGGATGGTGGTGATACCGGGACTCTTTTTGGTTGTGACACTCTTTGCGATAACGGCGCTGGGAGAAGCTGTGCGCCGGCAGTTAAGTCCAAAGGAGACCTATTTACACTGA
- the cls gene encoding cardiolipin synthase, producing MNKNELSIQSKNNYNKFKPAIFALVAILIQSVVLIVLYFKYSHLLYITSPLWVVLSTAFMIYVINREADPTYKLAWILIVAVMPIFGILLYLLLQFIPGRRSVHHKLEQNILESKLYNLQDSAIKDRLIQADKQWANTAQYLNDFASAPTFTGTATKYYAIGEDYFADLLSDLQRAKRSIMMEYFIISPGKLWSSIEAILIEKAKAGVDVKLMYDGTNSINLPVGFFKPLEDAHVKVNEFSPISAFLNTVLNNRDHRKITVIDNTIGYTGGVNLADEYANIIDRFGHWKDTGLRLEGPAVQSLTMTFLQLWNLPEPIEEYSLYTEAAPLPDQESFVVPFADDPNDLESVAENIFVDVLSRARHYVYIMTPYLILSDHMSFALKLAAKRGIDVRIIMPHIPDKRIPFLVAQTYYPDLIKAGVKIYQYRPGFVHAKVVLSDDIVSIVGTINCDYRSFHHHYENGVLSLNRDLALTIKSDFASTLEACYEMSFYAYKKLPLKDRILGKIFRIFAPLM from the coding sequence ATGAACAAGAATGAACTCTCCATACAAAGTAAAAATAATTATAACAAGTTCAAACCGGCCATCTTTGCTTTGGTTGCCATCCTCATTCAAAGCGTGGTACTGATTGTACTGTACTTTAAGTACTCTCATCTTCTTTACATTACCTCGCCGCTATGGGTAGTTCTGAGCACGGCTTTTATGATCTATGTCATCAATCGCGAGGCCGATCCCACGTATAAACTCGCCTGGATTCTTATCGTGGCAGTGATGCCCATCTTTGGCATACTTCTCTACCTGCTTCTCCAGTTTATTCCCGGACGTCGCTCAGTCCACCACAAACTTGAGCAAAACATCTTGGAATCCAAACTGTATAATTTGCAGGACAGCGCCATAAAAGACCGGTTAATTCAGGCGGATAAACAGTGGGCCAACACGGCACAGTACTTAAATGACTTTGCGTCTGCGCCCACATTTACCGGCACCGCTACCAAGTACTATGCCATCGGTGAAGACTATTTTGCCGACTTGCTGAGCGATCTGCAAAGGGCGAAGCGGTCTATCATGATGGAATATTTTATCATCTCCCCCGGCAAACTGTGGTCCAGTATTGAAGCCATCCTCATTGAAAAGGCCAAAGCTGGTGTGGATGTCAAATTGATGTACGACGGGACTAACAGCATCAACCTTCCTGTAGGTTTTTTTAAACCTTTGGAAGACGCCCATGTCAAAGTCAACGAGTTCTCTCCTATTTCAGCTTTTTTAAACACGGTGCTCAACAACAGAGACCACCGTAAGATTACCGTCATAGACAACACCATCGGCTACACCGGCGGTGTGAACCTTGCTGATGAATACGCCAATATTATAGACCGCTTCGGCCACTGGAAAGATACGGGACTGCGCTTGGAAGGTCCCGCTGTCCAATCTTTGACCATGACCTTTCTTCAGCTGTGGAACTTGCCGGAGCCTATTGAGGAGTACAGTCTTTACACCGAAGCGGCACCTCTGCCGGATCAAGAGAGCTTTGTGGTCCCATTTGCGGATGACCCGAACGACTTGGAGTCCGTTGCAGAAAATATCTTTGTCGATGTACTGTCTCGCGCCCGGCATTACGTCTACATTATGACACCTTACCTCATCTTAAGTGACCATATGTCCTTTGCGTTAAAACTTGCCGCAAAGCGAGGTATTGATGTGCGCATCATCATGCCTCACATTCCCGACAAACGAATTCCTTTTCTTGTAGCTCAAACCTACTACCCGGACTTAATCAAAGCCGGTGTAAAAATTTATCAGTACCGACCAGGTTTTGTCCACGCCAAAGTGGTGCTTTCAGATGATATAGTCAGTATTGTTGGAACGATTAACTGTGACTATCGAAGTTTTCACCACCACTATGAAAATGGCGTATTGTCCTTAAACCGTGATCTTGCTCTAACCATCAAATCCGACTTTGCATCTACCCTTGAAGCATGTTACGAAATGAGTTTTTATGCCTATAAAAAACTGCCGTTAAAAGACCGGATATTGGGAAAGATTTTTCGAATCTTCGCACCTCTCATGTAG
- the ypfJ gene encoding KPN_02809 family neutral zinc metallopeptidase: MKWRGRRASGNVTTGSGSRRGGMLPVGGGIGFIILLLLSFLMGRNPLDLMSGGTQGPPQQAQQAQLDERGQFLSVVLADTEDVWTKIFNEHGAEYQKPTLHLYEGGVQSACGYASSDMGPFYCSGDDVVYIDTTFYDDLKTKYGATGDFALAYVLAHEVGHAVQNRIGTLQQVFALQDQMSETEFNQYMVRLELQADYYAGVYAHFAEAQGYLEPGDIQEAMNAAAAVGDDRIQQQTIGRSIPDSFTHGTSEQRMRWFMKGYEYGTLEDGDTFSATEL; this comes from the coding sequence ATGAAGTGGAGAGGACGTCGTGCAAGCGGCAATGTGACAACCGGGAGCGGTAGCCGCCGTGGCGGGATGCTGCCTGTAGGAGGCGGCATTGGCTTTATTATACTTTTGCTGTTGAGCTTTCTCATGGGACGTAACCCCTTGGATCTCATGAGCGGTGGTACTCAAGGGCCGCCACAACAAGCACAGCAGGCACAATTGGACGAGCGGGGCCAATTCCTATCCGTTGTCCTTGCCGACACAGAAGATGTTTGGACTAAAATTTTTAATGAACATGGTGCCGAGTACCAAAAGCCGACACTGCATCTCTATGAAGGCGGCGTTCAGTCTGCGTGCGGTTATGCCTCTTCAGACATGGGACCTTTCTACTGCTCCGGTGATGATGTCGTCTACATAGACACCACTTTCTATGACGATTTGAAGACCAAATACGGTGCTACCGGAGACTTTGCCTTGGCCTATGTACTGGCGCATGAAGTAGGCCATGCCGTTCAGAATCGTATCGGCACGCTGCAGCAAGTCTTTGCATTACAAGATCAAATGTCCGAGACGGAATTCAATCAATATATGGTACGTCTCGAACTTCAAGCGGATTACTATGCCGGCGTCTACGCGCACTTCGCCGAAGCACAAGGCTATCTGGAGCCCGGCGACATTCAGGAGGCTATGAATGCAGCGGCAGCTGTAGGTGACGATCGTATTCAACAGCAAACTATAGGCCGCTCTATACCTGACTCGTTTACCCACGGCACCAGCGAGCAACGTATGCGTTGGTTCATGAAAGGTTACGAGTACGGCACATTAGAAGACGGCGATACCTTTAGCGCCACAGAATTATAA
- a CDS encoding ABC transporter permease gives MAKVKTILIFGVSLLVLSFLVFTLSRLAPIEPLRSYYGERVERMSAEDKDAARAKLGLDRSLLTQYGLWLKQASRGEFGISFKYKEDALKVMADRLGNTLILGGVSFVGLIIGSLSLGTLSAWHEGGRLDKWLRRLGTLSSAVPEFWLALLFIFIFSVTFKLLPSSGAYDVGRDTLLGRGVHLILPASVLILSHLGYYSYFVRNRMLEEFKKDYILLSRAQGMSRRAIVFGLCLRSVVPSYLSLMMVSLGHILTGTYTVEMVFSYPGIGSLAYESAQFGDYNVLMLVCLFSGTLVMGSSTLASTCNRLLDPRFKRMRRVR, from the coding sequence ATGGCTAAAGTCAAAACTATTTTAATTTTTGGCGTGAGTTTACTGGTACTTTCATTTTTAGTCTTTACACTCTCCCGTCTTGCGCCGATCGAACCGCTCAGATCCTATTATGGCGAACGCGTCGAGCGAATGAGTGCCGAGGACAAAGACGCCGCCCGTGCCAAACTCGGCCTCGACCGTTCTCTGTTGACGCAGTACGGTCTTTGGCTCAAACAAGCGAGTCGCGGGGAGTTCGGGATCTCCTTTAAGTATAAAGAAGATGCCCTCAAGGTCATGGCGGATCGCTTGGGCAATACCCTCATTCTTGGGGGAGTCAGTTTCGTCGGACTCATTATCGGGTCGTTGAGTCTGGGAACTCTTTCGGCGTGGCATGAAGGCGGCAGGCTGGACAAGTGGCTTCGACGCTTAGGGACACTCAGCAGTGCCGTCCCCGAATTTTGGTTGGCACTGCTTTTTATCTTTATTTTCAGTGTCACCTTTAAGCTTTTGCCTTCAAGCGGCGCCTATGATGTAGGTCGCGATACGCTTTTGGGGCGAGGTGTACATTTGATTTTACCTGCCTCAGTGCTCATCTTAAGTCATTTAGGGTACTACAGTTATTTTGTACGCAATCGTATGCTTGAGGAATTTAAAAAGGACTACATTTTATTGAGTCGAGCTCAAGGCATGAGCCGAAGGGCTATTGTATTCGGGCTTTGCCTTCGGAGCGTGGTACCAAGTTACCTCAGCCTGATGATGGTATCCCTTGGTCATATTTTAACCGGTACCTATACGGTGGAAATGGTCTTTTCTTATCCCGGTATAGGGAGTCTTGCCTATGAAAGTGCGCAATTCGGCGACTATAATGTCCTGATGCTGGTGTGTCTGTTTAGCGGGACGCTGGTCATGGGGAGCAGTACCTTGGCTTCGACGTGCAATCGTCTGTTGGATCCGCGATTTAAACGCATGAGGAGGGTGAGATGA
- a CDS encoding ABC transporter ATP-binding protein, with amino-acid sequence MTRDKIRHPSNKLVPLSIDDLTVTLLQRQDPVLQHISVELHSGEILGIIGESGAGKSMLCKSIMGLLPDSLVTGRITLCGVEMVHASETLRNTVRGKKVGMVLQDPSSSLVPTMTVGRQLQDALRRHHTAFTREGLYDKAIELMALVGFQDPELWFHRYPHELSGGMCQRMVVAIALCGDPEVLLCDEPTTALDAMTKVHMARLFLKLKATLGISIVIVSHDRDLIQGIADRVAVMHRGELTLLRSNVDGTEYKSPSLERLVPHEPTLVMDDSDTPLIKVSHLSHHFALEEGPFQALNNVSFDIKRGEIFGLVGESGSGKSTVAACVMNLLEPTSGTIIFDGMEISNCKVRRQHQKSLARSRHIIFQDSADSLNPRMTVQDIISEPLKIQKLAPKRGTYRDEAAFQLRYVGLDAGYLQRRPYELSGGERQRVAIARAVVAEPKLLIADEAVSSLDVAVQGQIMELLAHLRASHGFAILFIAHDLGAVRHLCDRVGVMVGGRLVETDKTDVLFSRPKHDYTKALLRSALWGKGDYDG; translated from the coding sequence ATGACCCGCGACAAAATCAGACATCCTTCCAACAAGCTGGTGCCGCTTTCTATCGATGACCTGACCGTCACTTTGTTACAGAGACAGGATCCGGTGCTGCAGCATATTAGTGTCGAGCTGCATTCCGGGGAGATTCTGGGCATTATAGGGGAATCCGGTGCGGGCAAGAGTATGTTGTGTAAAAGTATTATGGGACTTCTGCCGGACAGTCTTGTCACCGGGCGTATTACACTTTGCGGTGTCGAGATGGTGCATGCTTCAGAAACATTGAGAAATACCGTGCGAGGCAAGAAAGTCGGCATGGTCCTTCAGGATCCGTCGTCGTCACTGGTGCCAACGATGACGGTGGGGCGACAGCTCCAAGATGCACTGCGTCGTCATCATACGGCTTTCACACGGGAAGGTCTCTATGACAAAGCCATTGAACTTATGGCGTTGGTAGGTTTTCAAGATCCCGAGCTGTGGTTTCATCGTTACCCGCATGAACTTTCCGGCGGCATGTGTCAAAGGATGGTCGTGGCCATTGCACTCTGTGGTGATCCTGAAGTTCTTCTTTGCGATGAACCCACCACAGCCTTGGATGCGATGACTAAAGTTCATATGGCGAGGCTATTTTTAAAGCTCAAGGCGACTTTGGGGATTTCTATAGTCATCGTCTCTCATGACAGAGATTTGATACAAGGTATTGCCGATCGCGTGGCGGTGATGCACCGTGGTGAGCTGACGCTTTTGAGATCGAACGTGGATGGGACGGAGTATAAAAGTCCGTCGTTGGAACGCCTGGTGCCTCATGAACCGACCTTAGTAATGGATGACAGCGACACGCCACTTATAAAAGTGTCGCATTTGAGCCATCACTTTGCTTTGGAGGAAGGTCCTTTTCAGGCACTTAACAATGTATCTTTTGACATTAAGCGAGGGGAAATTTTTGGATTGGTGGGCGAATCGGGAAGCGGCAAGTCGACGGTTGCCGCCTGTGTGATGAATTTACTTGAACCCACGTCCGGAACCATCATCTTTGACGGCATGGAGATATCGAACTGCAAAGTCCGCCGTCAACATCAAAAGAGTTTAGCGCGAAGTCGACATATTATTTTTCAGGATTCAGCTGACAGTTTAAATCCCAGGATGACAGTTCAGGATATTATTTCCGAGCCGCTAAAGATTCAAAAACTTGCTCCAAAACGAGGTACTTATCGGGACGAAGCGGCGTTTCAATTACGCTACGTCGGACTGGATGCCGGCTATTTACAGCGGCGCCCCTATGAACTCTCCGGAGGGGAAAGGCAACGCGTCGCCATTGCACGTGCAGTCGTTGCAGAGCCGAAGCTTTTGATTGCTGATGAAGCGGTCTCGTCTCTGGATGTGGCGGTACAAGGGCAAATCATGGAACTTTTGGCACATCTGAGAGCATCCCACGGGTTCGCTATTTTATTTATTGCCCATGACCTTGGGGCGGTACGCCATCTCTGTGACCGTGTAGGTGTGATGGTGGGCGGACGGCTAGTCGAGACGGACAAGACTGACGTGTTATTCTCTCGTCCGAAGCATGATTACACGAAAGCGCTTTTAAGATCGGCACTATGGGGAAAGGGAGATTACGATGGCTAA
- the lysS gene encoding lysine--tRNA ligase encodes MANNEEKKLNEMLLARRDKLNELKDAGKDPFQVSSYNVTHHSETIKADFETLEEQPVSVAGRIMSKRRHGKIAFLDIQDEQGRIQIFARKDVLEDNYEDMKSYDIGDIIGVEGLVFKTDAGEVTVRATATLLLSKSLTILPEKWHGLKDPDLRYRQRYVDLIVNPEIKDVFLKRSKIIKTIRAYLDNRGYLEVETPILGTVAGGANARPFITHHNTLDMDMQLRIANELFLKRLIVGGFDKVYEMGKMFRNEGMDTRHNPEFTNIELYEAYADYHTMMTITEEIFEACALAVHDTTVVNYQGRDIDLKAPWRRVTMTDLVREVTGVDFNSIDTDEQAHEIAKAKGIDVEAGWTRGKILAEFFDEFCEATLIQPTFVTGYPVEVSPLSKRSADDPRLTDRFEAFINGWEFANAFSELNDPIDQKERFEAQLREKDAGDEEAHPMDTDFVNALEVGLPPTGGLGIGVDRMIMLLTDQASIRDIVFFPTMKPLVDKEQLVNSESK; translated from the coding sequence ATGGCAAACAACGAAGAGAAGAAGTTAAATGAAATGCTTCTTGCCCGTCGTGATAAGTTAAACGAGCTTAAGGACGCAGGTAAGGATCCATTTCAAGTATCCAGCTACAACGTGACACATCATTCCGAAACGATTAAAGCTGATTTTGAAACATTGGAAGAGCAGCCGGTGTCTGTCGCAGGACGTATTATGAGCAAGCGGCGTCACGGTAAGATTGCATTTTTGGACATTCAGGACGAGCAGGGTCGTATTCAAATTTTTGCAAGAAAAGACGTGTTGGAAGATAATTATGAAGATATGAAGAGCTACGATATCGGTGATATTATCGGCGTAGAAGGGCTTGTATTTAAAACGGACGCCGGGGAAGTCACTGTGCGTGCAACTGCAACGCTCCTCCTCAGCAAATCACTTACTATTTTACCGGAAAAGTGGCACGGTTTAAAAGATCCGGATTTGAGATATCGCCAACGCTATGTGGATCTTATTGTCAACCCGGAAATTAAAGACGTCTTTTTAAAACGTTCTAAAATTATCAAAACCATTCGTGCCTATTTGGACAATCGAGGCTACCTGGAAGTGGAAACACCAATTCTAGGTACTGTCGCCGGCGGGGCCAATGCCCGTCCGTTTATCACTCACCATAACACTCTGGACATGGATATGCAGCTTCGGATTGCCAATGAGCTGTTTTTAAAACGTCTTATCGTCGGCGGTTTTGACAAGGTCTATGAAATGGGCAAAATGTTTAGAAATGAAGGCATGGATACCCGTCACAATCCGGAGTTCACCAACATCGAGCTCTATGAAGCATATGCCGATTATCATACCATGATGACCATCACAGAAGAGATTTTTGAAGCCTGTGCGCTGGCGGTACACGATACCACAGTTGTGAACTATCAAGGCCGAGATATTGATCTTAAGGCCCCATGGCGTCGTGTCACCATGACAGATTTGGTGCGCGAAGTGACCGGGGTGGACTTTAACTCTATTGACACAGACGAACAGGCTCACGAGATTGCGAAAGCCAAAGGCATTGATGTCGAAGCAGGTTGGACGCGAGGCAAAATTTTGGCAGAATTCTTTGATGAGTTTTGTGAAGCGACATTAATTCAGCCAACTTTTGTTACCGGCTATCCTGTGGAAGTGTCACCTTTATCTAAGCGCAGTGCGGATGATCCGCGGCTGACCGATCGTTTTGAGGCTTTCATCAACGGTTGGGAATTTGCTAACGCTTTCTCGGAACTCAACGATCCTATTGACCAAAAAGAACGGTTTGAAGCACAACTTCGTGAAAAAGACGCCGGTGACGAAGAAGCTCATCCAATGGATACGGACTTTGTGAATGCTCTTGAAGTGGGATTGCCGCCGACAGGTGGTTTAGGTATCGGCGTTGATCGCATGATTATGCTGCTTACTGACCAGGCATCCATTCGCGATATTGTCTTCTTCCCAACGATGAAGCCGTTAGTAGATAAGGAACAACTGGTAAACTCTGAAAGCAAGTAA
- the greA gene encoding transcription elongation factor GreA, with product MAEKDIFFTEEGLQKIENEIEHLKTVRRKEVAERIKVALGYGDLSENSEYDEAKNEQALVEERIAKLENMVRNAKVISEADLNEDIVNVGSTVKVKDMKTQEVDEYTIVGSAEADPLEGKISNESPVGAKLIGLKVGDTVEVDVPAGLVKFEVLNISL from the coding sequence TTGGCAGAAAAAGACATATTTTTTACTGAAGAAGGCTTACAAAAAATTGAAAATGAAATCGAACACCTGAAAACTGTTCGACGCAAGGAAGTTGCAGAGCGGATCAAGGTTGCTTTGGGATATGGGGATTTGTCTGAAAATTCCGAATATGATGAAGCAAAAAACGAGCAAGCCTTGGTCGAAGAGCGGATTGCCAAGTTGGAAAATATGGTGCGCAATGCGAAAGTCATTTCCGAAGCGGATCTTAACGAAGATATTGTCAATGTCGGGTCTACAGTGAAAGTTAAAGATATGAAGACGCAAGAAGTGGATGAGTATACCATCGTAGGCTCAGCTGAAGCAGATCCTTTGGAAGGTAAGATTTCCAATGAGTCACCGGTAGGGGCCAAGCTTATCGGCCTTAAAGTAGGCGACACCGTGGAGGTGGATGTGCCTGCCGGACTCGTCAAGTTTGAAGTTTTAAATATTTCACTGTAA
- the fusA gene encoding elongation factor G: MKVYKTDQVRNLALVGHSGSGKTNLTEAMLFQSGATQKLGNVSEKNTVSDFSKEEMERGTSIGTSIIPVEWRNTKVNIIDTPGYMDFVGEAYGALRASEAALMVIDATAGIEVGTERMWKYTEKIGLPRIIFINKIDGENVNFRRLMEELEEAFGKKVIPFSVPIGEGENFIGVTDVIYQKGFKYDKGAPSETELTHDQIKATERMYEEIAEVVAESDEVLMDKYFSGEKFTREDLLRGVTTALLEGDAVPLLVGSGEKGIGIDILLNTIVNYMPAPDDERAHLGFRYVSGEERTVSTDEPFAAGVIKTIVDPFVGKISIFKVISGKITKETPLYNSTREEAEKLGGLFIMKGKQQLEVSEIYAGDIGATTKLQFTETGDTLCDKNHIVTFKSTKLPKPVLYYALEAKTKGDEEKLSTALRKLREEDPSIVIERNAETKQLTVGGQGKVQLDVILEKLKNTFGVEVNIVPFIIPYRETIKGTASVQGKHKKQSGGAGQYGDVWIRFEPSTEEFEFAEEVFGGAVPKNYFPAVEKGIIESKEHGVLAGYPVTNFKATLYDGSYHDVDSNEVSFKMAANLAFKKGMEEAKPILLEPIMSVEVIVPDNYLGDVMGDMNKRRGRILGMDQQEGGTQLLIAEAPQAEMFEYSIDLRQMTQGRGTFTMEFVRYEEVPVQIAESVIKEAKAKKEQAK; the protein is encoded by the coding sequence ATGAAGGTATATAAAACAGATCAGGTACGCAATTTAGCTCTTGTTGGCCACTCGGGAAGCGGCAAAACCAATTTGACGGAAGCTATGCTGTTCCAAAGCGGTGCCACGCAAAAGCTTGGGAATGTTTCCGAAAAAAATACCGTTTCAGATTTTTCCAAAGAAGAAATGGAACGCGGCACTTCCATTGGAACCTCAATTATACCTGTTGAATGGAGAAACACTAAAGTTAATATCATAGATACCCCGGGTTATATGGATTTTGTCGGGGAAGCCTACGGTGCACTGCGTGCTTCGGAAGCGGCGCTGATGGTCATCGATGCGACAGCAGGCATTGAAGTCGGAACAGAACGGATGTGGAAATACACAGAAAAAATTGGATTGCCACGGATCATTTTCATCAACAAAATCGACGGTGAAAATGTCAACTTCCGTCGCTTAATGGAAGAATTGGAAGAAGCTTTCGGAAAGAAAGTCATTCCGTTCTCCGTACCTATTGGCGAAGGGGAAAACTTTATCGGCGTCACCGATGTCATCTATCAAAAAGGGTTCAAATATGACAAAGGTGCACCTTCTGAAACGGAACTTACTCACGATCAGATTAAAGCTACGGAAAGAATGTATGAAGAAATTGCAGAAGTTGTGGCTGAATCTGATGAAGTTTTAATGGATAAGTATTTCAGCGGTGAAAAATTCACTCGTGAAGATTTGCTTCGCGGTGTAACGACAGCCCTTTTGGAAGGGGATGCTGTACCGCTTCTCGTCGGGTCAGGAGAAAAGGGCATCGGCATTGACATTTTGCTTAACACCATCGTCAACTATATGCCGGCACCGGATGATGAGCGTGCGCATTTAGGTTTTCGCTATGTCAGCGGCGAGGAACGCACTGTCTCCACAGACGAGCCGTTTGCTGCCGGTGTTATCAAAACCATTGTCGATCCGTTTGTAGGTAAGATCAGTATCTTTAAAGTCATCTCCGGTAAGATCACCAAAGAGACACCGCTTTACAATTCTACGCGTGAGGAAGCTGAAAAACTTGGCGGTCTCTTTATCATGAAGGGCAAACAGCAGCTGGAAGTGTCTGAAATTTATGCCGGCGATATCGGAGCTACGACGAAACTGCAATTTACCGAAACAGGGGATACGCTCTGCGATAAGAATCATATTGTCACCTTCAAATCCACAAAGCTGCCGAAGCCGGTATTGTATTATGCTTTAGAAGCTAAGACGAAAGGTGATGAAGAAAAACTTTCCACTGCACTGCGTAAATTGCGTGAAGAAGATCCGTCCATTGTCATTGAACGCAATGCCGAGACGAAACAGCTTACCGTGGGCGGTCAAGGTAAGGTTCAACTGGATGTTATCTTGGAAAAACTTAAGAATACTTTTGGTGTGGAAGTCAATATTGTTCCTTTCATTATTCCTTATCGTGAAACTATTAAAGGCACGGCATCGGTACAAGGCAAACATAAGAAACAATCCGGTGGTGCAGGACAATACGGCGATGTATGGATCCGCTTTGAACCTTCCACAGAAGAATTTGAATTCGCTGAAGAAGTTTTTGGCGGCGCTGTACCAAAGAACTACTTCCCTGCGGTTGAGAAGGGCATCATCGAATCTAAAGAACACGGTGTCCTGGCAGGTTATCCTGTGACCAACTTCAAAGCGACACTCTATGATGGTTCCTACCACGATGTGGACTCCAACGAAGTTTCCTTTAAAATGGCTGCAAACCTGGCCTTCAAGAAAGGTATGGAAGAGGCTAAACCGATTCTTCTTGAGCCAATTATGAGTGTGGAAGTTATTGTACCGGATAACTATTTAGGCGATGTTATGGGTGACATGAACAAACGCCGTGGTCGGATTCTAGGCATGGATCAACAAGAGGGTGGCACGCAACTATTGATTGCAGAAGCACCTCAAGCTGAAATGTTTGAGTATTCGATTGATCTTCGCCAAATGACGCAAGGTCGCGGAACCTTTACGATGGAATTTGTTCGCTACGAAGAAGTGCCTGTACAAATTGCAGAAAGTGTCATTAAAGAAGCTAAAGCGAAGAAAGAACAGGCGAAGTAA
- a CDS encoding glutaredoxin produces MNILYYSSLCPDTMPAESKLEAEGVVYEKRDITANLTYMKEFLSLRDRELIFEKVKSQGQIGIPLLVTDTGELRLKFE; encoded by the coding sequence ATGAACATTTTGTACTATTCGTCCCTGTGTCCGGACACAATGCCTGCTGAATCCAAACTTGAAGCGGAAGGCGTGGTTTATGAGAAGCGTGACATTACTGCAAACCTCACCTATATGAAAGAGTTTCTGTCACTTCGGGATCGTGAACTTATTTTTGAAAAGGTGAAATCACAAGGTCAAATCGGCATACCGCTTCTTGTGACAGATACCGGCGAGTTAAGATTGAAATTTGAATAG